In Deltaproteobacteria bacterium, the genomic stretch GTCGTGCCGGTGCAGAGCTGTTCGACCGACACTACGGCGCGCTCGAGCGTTTCTTCGCGAACAAGGTCAGTGGCGACACTTCCGACCTCATCCAAGAGACCTTCGCCGCGTGCGTGAGCGGCGTCGAGAAGATCCTCGATGGGAAGTTCAGCGCCTTCCTGTTCGGCATCGCGTACAACAAGCTCAAGAAGCACTACGAGAAGCTCCGGCTCGACGGCGAGCGGCTCGACTACGAGGCAGTCAGCAGCGCCGACCTTGCTCCCGGCGCGTCGACCATGATGGCGAAGTCCGAGGAGCAGCGCCTGCTACTCGAAGCGCTGCGGCGAATTCCGGTGCAGCACCAGGTCGTGCTCGAGATGTTCTACTGGGAGGACATGACCTCCGCGGACATCGCGGTCGCGCTCGGCGAGCCGCACGGGACCGTGCGCACCCGAATCCGTCGTGCACGCGAGCTGCTCCAAGAGGCACTCGGCAAGGTCTCGGCCGACGGTGCGGTGGTCGAACGGACGCGCTCGGATCTCGATGGCTGGGCGGCGATGGTTCGCTCCGCCAACACCGGCGCGCGATGACAAGCACCGCGCGATCGCGTCGGGGCACGCCCGCGAAATCGTACTAGCCGTGCGCGGCAAGCCAGGCTTCGGCCTCCGCGAGCGCCTCCGCCTTCGACGCGCCCGCGGCGCGATAGGTGCGCGCGGCTGATCGCGCGAGCTCGAGTGCACGTGCGCGATCGCCATGGGTCGCAACCAATGCTCGCGCGAGCCCGAGCTGCGCGCTCGCCTGGTCGTGGGGATCGCTCTGGTGCGTCGTGTACAGGCCAAGCGCGCGCTCGAGACCCGGTACCGCCGCGGCCGGATCGCCGGACTCGAGAGCGACGAGCCCCAGCAGGTGGAGCGACTGCGCCACCTGTGCGTGCTCGGAGCCGAAGACCCGCTCGCGGATCGCCAGGGCTCGCTCGCCGAGCGTTCGCGCCTCCGCGTAGCTTCCGACGGCCAGCAGCGCCGTTCCGAGGTTCGACAGCTCGGCGGCCACCTCGGGATGCTCCGCGCCGAGGCGCGCCTGCTTGATCTGCAGCGCGTTGCGATAGGCATCGACCGCCGCGTCGCGCTCGCGCAGCGCCGAGTGCACCGCGCCCAAGCTGCTCCACGAGTTGGCGACCGTGGGGTGATCGGCCCCGAGTCGCTTGGTCTTGATCTCGATTGCGCGCCGGAGCAGCGCTCCGGCCTCGTCGATCGCCGGCGCGGGTCAACGCGATCGCCAGGTTGTTCAGGCTCTCCCCCACCTCGAGGCTGTCTGCGCCCGCGCGCTCGCGGATCGCGAGCGCGCGGCGATTGTGCGCCACGCCGTTGGCCGTGTCGCCGGTCGCGACGCACGCGTTGCCGAGGTTGGTCAGGGTCGAGGCCAGGTCGGGATGATCCGGTCGCAGCACCCGCTCGCGCAGCTCGAGTGCGCGCAGGTAGAGCGCCTTGGCGCCTTCGTTGTCGCCGAGGGCGAAGTGGAACGAGCCCAGCGTATCGACGGCCTGCGCGGTGTTGGGATGGTCGGGACCGAAGGCCGCCTCGCGCGTCGCGAGTGCGCGCTGCTGCAGTTCCTTGGCCTGCTCACCTTCACCCATGTAGAAGCGGATGATCGCGATGTTGGTCAGATCCGCCGCCACGGCGGGGTGCTGCTCGCCGAACACCGCCGTGCGGATCGCGAGCGCGCGCTGCTGGAGCTCGAGCGCCTTGGGGTAGTCGGCCTTGTCGCGCGCCACGCCGGCGAGCTCGCTCGACAACGAGGCCACATCGGGATGGTCGGGCGGCAGGCCCAGCTCGTCGACGGCGGCCCACCCGAGCCGGCCCCAGTGCTCGGCGACCGCGTGCTGGTCGAGGCGCTCACCCGTGAGGTAGACCAGCTGGCTGCATGCCGCCAACGCGCTTGCGTGATCGTGCGCCGCGATCGCGTCGAAGTAGGCATCCTCGAGCGTTCCCGCCGCTGATTCGAAGGCGCCCGCGCTCGACTGCAGTCCGCCCACGGTGAGCCGCGCGTCGGCGAGCAGCTCCCGATGCCCGAGCTCCGACGCACGTGCCAACGTGGCCTCTGCGATCACGAGGCCGGGCTCGAACTTGCCCGCGGCATCGAGTGCGCGGGCCTCGGCGAGCTCTCGGTGGATCTCTGTGACGGCCTCACGCTGGGCCGCGTCGGGTGGTGCGGGGAGGCGACGCAGCAGCTCGGGCTCCCGACACGCATCGACCGAGGCGATGCCCGTGGCCATGGTGATCGCGCCGTTGATCACGGTCGAGTCGACGGCGAGCAACGCGTCGCGGGTGGCACCGAAGGCGAGCGCGCGCTGCTCGAGGCACCAGCTCGCGCGGTCATGATCGTCGTCCGCGAGGGTCCGCGTGACCCTGGCGGCGATGCAGGTGTCGGCCGTCGCGGCCTCCCACGTGCCCACGTACACCGCGAGCGTCGGCAACACGCGAAGGGCGGTGGTCTGGGCGATGGGCGCCCCCGTGGCGATCAGCGCCTCGCGCAGCGCCGCTTCGGTCTCGTCGCTCCACAGCGCGCGCGCGCGGTCGGCCGCCTCGGTCTCGCAGCCGCGCCGCCGTGCGTCGTCGATCCACGACTCGGTCGCCCACCCGCCGACCACGAGCCCCGGCATGCCGAGTCCCAACCCCAGCGCGAGTCGCCGTCGCCGACGTGCTCGTGCAGGGTCGACGTCATGTCGCGCGAGCTCTTCGAGCAGGCTCGGCAAGTCGGGCCATCGCTCGTCGCGGTCGGCCCTCAGGCCGCGCTCGAGCACGCGTCGCAGCGCGACCGGCACGTCGGAGCGCGGCGGCTCGATCAACTCGCCGGCGTCGATCCTCGACGTGAGCTCGGTGATGCTGACGCCTGCGAACGGCCGCCCGCCGAACAGGCCCTCCCACAGCGAGACGCAGAACGAGAACTGATCCGCGCGATGATCGACGGCCGCGCCAGCGAGCTGCTCCGGCGCCATGTAGGCCGGCGTTCCCATGACGGCACCGGTCTGGGTGAGCGCCGTGTCCAGTGCGTGCAGCCCGGCGCCGGGGGGCGTGGCGTCGAGCTGCGCCGGCGCATCGCGTCGCGCTGCGAGTCCGAAGTCGAGCACTCGCACGCGGCCGTCCTCGCCGATCATCGCGTTGTGGGGCTTGAAATCGCGATGCACGATTCCCACCGCGTGCGCGGCCGCCAGTCCACGCCCGGCCTGCAGATACGCCTCGAGCACGTCGCGCCACGGGTGATCCGATCGCTGCCACTGCTGCAGCGCGACGCCGCGGACGAACTCCATCGCAACGAAGAGCTGCTCGTCGTGCGTACCCACCTCGAACACCGGCACGACGTTGGGATGGCTGAGCTTGGCCATCGCCTGTGCCTCGCGGAGCATGCGGAGCCGGGCATGCTCGTCGGCCACGCCCCGGATCAGCTTGACCGCGACGCGGCGATCGAGCTGGTCGTCGAAGCAGGCGTACACCGTGCCCATGCCACCCTCGCCGAGGATCTCGAGCACTGCATAGCGACCGATCCTGGGCGCCTCGAACTCGGGGAACAGCTTGGCCTTGACCGCCGCGCGGCGGACCTCGTTGCCGCTCGGCGCCGCATGAACGCCAGGCGCAGGTCGGGTGTCGCCCTCGCCGTCATCCGATCGTTCGAGCCCTGCGCGTGCCGGGTCTTCGGCGACGGCAGGTGCGTCGATGGGCTCCGACGAGCTCACCCAGGCATGGTAACGCCCCTCGCCAGGGACGCGGGACCCCGATCGCGCCGCGGGCCGGGCTTTGGTCGACCAGCTGGCGGCGGACGACGACGGATCGACGCTCGCGCGCAATCAATCCCGGCTCGTCGCGGATGTCCCTCGCGAGAGGTGATGATGGCG encodes the following:
- a CDS encoding sigma-70 family RNA polymerase sigma factor, giving the protein MQADLDLLRAWRGGDRRAGAELFDRHYGALERFFANKVSGDTSDLIQETFAACVSGVEKILDGKFSAFLFGIAYNKLKKHYEKLRLDGERLDYEAVSSADLAPGASTMMAKSEEQRLLLEALRRIPVQHQVVLEMFYWEDMTSADIAVALGEPHGTVRTRIRRARELLQEALGKVSADGAVVERTRSDLDGWAAMVRSANTGAR
- a CDS encoding tetratricopeptide repeat protein, translated to MHSALRERDAAVDAYRNALQIKQARLGAEHPEVAAELSNLGTALLAVGSYAEARTLGERALAIRERVFGSEHAQVAQSLHLLGLVALESGDPAAAVPGLERALGLYTTHQSDPHDQASAQLGLARALVATHGDRARALELARSAARTYRAAGASKAEALAEAEAWLAAHG